A stretch of DNA from Candidatus Methylacidithermus pantelleriae:
TGACTATACCTCCTGGCGGCTAGCCAAGATGAACCTCGTCATGCGCAGCATCGAAGGCCGGATCGCCCACGGGGATGTCTTCCACAACGACCGCTTCCCTGACCTCAAGGCCGACTTCATCCTCGCCAGCGGGGCGTTCAACATGAAGCGCTGGGGGGAGGAGCTGCGGGAGGACAAGCACTGGAAGTTCGGCGTACCGCTTGTCGGCAACGCCGATTTCGCCTGGGTCCAGCACATGATCCGCTACCCGACGCCCGCGGGGCTGAACGGCTTCGTGCTCGCCAACGGCTCGATGTCCTCCAACCAGTTAGGCGAGGGCGAAACCCGTAACAACATCATCGAAGCGGACCTGGCCAAAGGTATGGTGGCGCTTCCGCTCGAGCTCTTTTACTCCACGCAGATTCCGGCTTGCCTCTGGTTCGTCGCTCGGGGCAAGAAAAACGGCAAGTTCCGGGACCCCCGGGGCCAGATGCTCTTGATCGACGGGCGCAAGATGGGTCGTATGGTGGACCGGGTCAACCGGGAACTCATGGACGAGGACATTCAGAAGATCGCCCGCACCTATCACGCCTGGCGCGGGGACAAGGACGCGGGCGAGTACCGGGACATCCTCGGCTTCTGCAAGAGCGCCATGCTCGATGAGGTGCGCAAACACGGGTAAGTGCTCACGCCCGCCCGCTACGTCGGCGCTGAGCCGGTTGAGGACGACGGCGAGCCCTTCGAGGAGAAGATGGCCGGTCTGGTGGCGCAACTGCGCGAGAAGCAGGCGGAGGCCGCGAAGTTTGATGCCGCCATCGCCCGGAACCTGAAGGAGCTCGGATATGACGTTTGAGGAGTTGCTGAAGGCAAAGCGCGAAGAAATCCTGCGCATCTGCGCCAAATACGGTGCGCGCAACGTCCGGGTCTTTGGCTCTGCTGCCCGCGGCGAGGCCGATGAGGAGAGCGACATCGATTTTCTGGTGGAGATGGAAGTGGGGCGGAGCCTCTTTGACTTGGGCGGACTTCAGTATGAGCTCGCGCAGCTGCTGGGCCGCCCGGTGGATGTGGTGACGGAGCGTGGCGTCAAGGCACGGATTTGTGAGCGCGTCTTCAAGGAGACAGTGCCATTATGAGAGACCCGAAAGAACGGCTACGGCATATCCCGGATGCCATCGCTGCCATTGAGCGCTATTTGAGCAGGGGCCGAGCCGCTTGTGAGCAAGACGAACTCTTGCAGGGTTGGTTCGTCCCCCATTTGCAGATCATTGGGGAGGCGGCTAGGGCACTGCCTGAAGACGTGCGGGCTATGGCGCCGGAAATCGAATGGGCCAAGATGATCGAGATGCGAACGTTCTGGTTCACGGCTACTTCGACATCGACCTCGACATCGAATGGGAGGCGGCCAGCCCCCTGATGCCCCGGCCCTCAAACCTTCCATAGAAAGATTGCTGAAGCGGTTGGAGGAGTTGGGCTATGGCGGGTGAGTCCGGTGAAGGGGGAAGGGCATCGAGGCCGGCTGCAACCTGGCCAATCCGCATTGCTATGACTTCAGGTCGGGCGCGGCAGGCAGGCGCAGGCGATTACCGGGACGGCGCCGGCTTTTTCCAAGAGCGCCCCAGTGGAAGAGATCCGCAAGCACGGCTACGTGCTCACACCCGGCCGCTACGTGGGTACTGAGCCAATTGAGGACGACGGCGAGCCGTTTGAGGCACTGGCCCTTCTGGATAGAATCCGAGATCGTAAGCCTCTCAGAGCCAGCAGTCGTAAGGAGTAAGTTCAATGCCATGCAAGAGGAAGACGCATCAGGCGGAGCGCAACAGCGTGCGCGACTTTCGGCACTCCAAGGTGAAGCGCAAGAACAATCCCCCTCCCGGCGTCGCGCCCACCTACGAGGCGCCCAAGCACCAGACTCGAACCTACGCCTACGATCCCGACTAGAAAGTGGAGCGCATCGCCATGGAGGAAGCCATGCGCTACGAGCGGAAAAGGGGTTGGATTCCAGAGGATGTCTCCGCCGAGGACCGCGGCTTCGACATCCTGTCACGGCACCCTGAAAGCGGCACTGTTCGCTTCATTGAGGTCAAAGGGCGCGCTGGCGTGGGTCCTGTGGCCCTAACCTCTAACGAATACAAGACCGCAGAACGGTTGCGTACGGATTACTGGCTCTATGCAGTCTTTGATTGCGCGACGACACCGCGGCTTCTGCCCCTTCAAGACCCTGTGCGGCTGAGCTGGGAACCTATTGTGCAAATCGAGCACTACCGGATTGAGCCCCAACAGCTGGGAGGAGGCACATGAGATGCAAGCGTCTATGGAATGGCGGCTACCCGGGCTTTCTCGCCATGCGGCTGGCGCGCAACCAGGCGAGAGAAGGGTAGCACGCGTTTCGGAGCTTGGAGATACATTGATCGGTCCGGCCGAGACGGCATTTCTGCGTCGGACCTGGCGCCTCCTTTCCCGTGAGTTATGCGAGTCTTGACACTTCTAGCGTTTGGTGCCCGTAAGCCTACTCGTCTCAGGTCCCATAAACCTTTGCGTTAACCAAGCAAGTGCTTTGCGGGAGGTCACCAGTTTCGGATTGGTGTCCCCGTTGGGCACAAGCTGGAAAGAGTACCGTCGCAAAGCCAGTCCTCACCCGTGCGCCCCCTCTTTTAAAGCTTTCTTTCACCAACCCGAAGAGGAGCCCCGGGTGACCTTGCTTGCCAGGGGCCACGCAGGCCAGCGGGCGCGGTCTCGAAATTTTCGAGTATGGTCTCTGGACTTTCGGGTGGAGGGTGGAACGATAGAAACTCACTTAAAAATAAGCTTGTTGGGCCCAAAAAAGGTCGGAGCGCGCAAAACCGTAGAACCTTCGGACGAAAGAAATCAGCGTGCTATCTTACGAGCGACTGAGAAAGGTTGATTTCTTCCTGTGGAATAGCTTTCTTGCATAGGAGATCCCGATTGGGTAAGGGTAGGTAGTAGTAATGAGGGAGTTTCTCCTATTGCGTGGAGCTCCCATCTGGGGTCTTAGCTCAGCTGGTAGAGCGCCTCAATGGCATTGAGGAGGTCAGGGGTTCGAATCCCCTAGGCTCCACAAGTTTTGGTAAACGAGCTGGTTCGGGCTTTAGATCTGGAACCTTCCTGGGCCTCTCCGCGGAACCTTGCCGCTTGTTCACCTCCCCGCGGTTATTTCGTCCCAGCATGGGCAAGAGCCTTGAAGATTGGGGGGAAGCAACCCAACGAAATCGAACCATCCTGAAAAAAAGGGGAGCTAGCTTCCCGCACCTTGGTTGTGCCAGGAACTACATACAGACCGGAGTACCCAAAGGGTGCTCGTTTTCACCAAGAGAACTGTGACACCGAACCGGTATCCAGCAGGTTCACATTCTGCTTTTATTTCTTTTGGGAACGCTAAAGGAGCCATTCTAGGGTATGGGAGCGCGTCTCGATCGACTGATAAGCTGGTCAGGCTTTGCGGGAGGCTTTGCAATTGTGGTGGGGGCGGGTTTTTTATCCTATACCCACGTCGGCCATAGCTACCTCTGGGTGATTCTTTTAGCTGGGACACTCTGCGTGGCTGGGGTGGCCTTTTGGCTTGTCCGCCGAGCTCAGTACCTCCGCGCATGTATTCTTTTTGCACTGGCATGTTGGGATCTTTGGGTCATTGAGTGGCTTGCCTCGGTTCCGCGGACCGGAACGGCTCTCGTGCTTGCAGTTTGTTCCACGACGGCGGCGGTACTTTTTGCCCTCACGCGCCGCTAGCTCTTTCCCGTAAGCTCCAGCCAGAAACAGAGAAGGGAGCCGACAAAGAGCTAGCGTCGGAGGTTTCCCCCATCTGTCCAAGCTTTCGGAGAACTGGAAGGTCTGGGAAGGCGGCCCAGCGGAGAGGCGCTTGCGTCCTTTCTAGCAAAGAGGAGCTGTGAGAGCTCCATCTTGCGAGAGCTACCCTATGTTTTGGAGACCCCGATCATGGAGATAAGAGCGAGGCTTAGCGGGTGTGATCTAGCGACTGAGTCTTTTTAAGCTCCCGCGAGCCCATGAGAAACCTTTCCCCAAGGGTGAACCGCATCTCTTTTTTTACTGAAAATGGTTCTACTAAACGGGAAAACCGTGCTTCCCTCCCTTTGCGGGGTTTCTTTGCTTCTCAAAAGAAGGGCGTGAAGGTCCAGGAGAAGCAGGCGGGCTTGCCGAGAAGCAGGATGGCTTTTCTTCCCTTAGGTTAAGAGCCAGTTTTATTCTCTTTGTCTTGGCACCTAAGAGCTTTTGCCGGCGAACACATCCGTGTCGAAAAGCCGGCACGCAACTTTGCCCGCGTGTCTTCTCCTAACAAAAAACCCTAGAGTCTCTAGGAACAAAGCCTAGCGGTTGGATTCCAGCAGAGGCCT
This window harbors:
- a CDS encoding N-6 DNA methylase, whose protein sequence is MRSIEGRIAHGDVFHNDRFPDLKADFILASGAFNMKRWGEELREDKHWKFGVPLVGNADFAWVQHMIRYPTPAGLNGFVLANGSMSSNQLGEGETRNNIIEADLAKGMVALPLELFYSTQIPACLWFVARGKKNGKFRDPRGQMLLIDGRKMGRMVDRVNRELMDEDIQKIARTYHAWRGDKDAGEYRDILGFCKSAMLDEVRKHG
- a CDS encoding nucleotidyltransferase family protein; the encoded protein is MTFEELLKAKREEILRICAKYGARNVRVFGSAARGEADEESDIDFLVEMEVGRSLFDLGGLQYELAQLLGRPVDVVTERGVKARICERVFKETVPL
- a CDS encoding HepT-like ribonuclease domain-containing protein, which translates into the protein MRDPKERLRHIPDAIAAIERYLSRGRAACEQDELLQGWFVPHLQIIGEAARALPEDVRAMAPEIEWAKMIEMRTFWFTATSTSTSTSNGRRPAP
- a CDS encoding DUF3883 domain-containing protein; translation: MERIAMEEAMRYERKRGWIPEDVSAEDRGFDILSRHPESGTVRFIEVKGRAGVGPVALTSNEYKTAERLRTDYWLYAVFDCATTPRLLPLQDPVRLSWEPIVQIEHYRIEPQQLGGGT